A stretch of Rhizobium sp. BT03 DNA encodes these proteins:
- a CDS encoding aspartate aminotransferase family protein — protein sequence MSDNAALIARRERLLGRNMSLFYDDPIHLVRGEGVWLWDADGRRYLDCYNNVPHVGHCHPRVVEAITRQASTLNTHTRYLHEGILDYVERLTATFDATLDAAILTCTGSEANDVALRMAQAVTGKTGVIATNHTYHGNTAAVSQLSTRMPPVGGFGGHVRHVPAPDSYRPLGGEGGDAFAAVFAAEVEAAIASLQESPHGFSALIIDPFFANEGFPDQPRGFLDKAVAAVRKAGGLVITDEVQPGFGRTGSDMWGHQRAGIVPDIVTLGKPMANGHPVGGVVANADVLNAFRKAFRYFNTFGGNPVSCAAAMAVLDVIEDERLIENARDVGEYTCDAFKRLAQKHAIIGDVRGGGLFMGMEFVLDRATKEPAVALASRIVNEMRERGVLMGKIGIHQSATKIRPPMPFSRENADLMLSVFDDVLSGL from the coding sequence ATGTCCGATAACGCTGCCCTTATCGCGCGCCGCGAGCGGCTTCTCGGCCGCAACATGTCGCTCTTTTATGACGACCCGATTCATCTGGTGCGGGGCGAAGGCGTCTGGCTGTGGGATGCCGACGGCCGCCGCTATCTCGATTGCTACAACAATGTGCCGCATGTCGGCCATTGCCATCCGCGTGTGGTCGAGGCAATCACCCGGCAGGCGTCGACGCTGAACACCCATACGCGTTACCTGCATGAAGGCATCCTCGATTATGTCGAACGCCTAACCGCGACCTTCGACGCGACCCTCGACGCGGCGATCCTGACCTGCACCGGCAGCGAAGCGAACGACGTGGCGCTGCGCATGGCGCAAGCGGTGACTGGCAAGACCGGCGTCATCGCCACCAACCACACCTATCACGGCAATACGGCGGCCGTATCGCAGCTCTCGACCCGCATGCCGCCGGTCGGCGGCTTCGGCGGTCATGTCAGGCACGTGCCGGCGCCCGACAGCTACCGCCCGCTCGGCGGCGAAGGCGGTGACGCCTTTGCCGCAGTCTTTGCGGCCGAAGTCGAGGCGGCGATCGCCTCGCTGCAGGAAAGCCCGCATGGGTTTTCCGCACTGATCATCGATCCGTTCTTTGCCAATGAAGGCTTTCCGGATCAGCCGCGGGGCTTCCTCGACAAGGCGGTGGCGGCGGTGCGCAAGGCCGGCGGCCTCGTCATCACCGACGAGGTGCAGCCCGGTTTCGGCCGCACCGGCTCTGATATGTGGGGCCATCAGCGCGCCGGCATCGTTCCCGATATCGTGACGCTCGGCAAGCCGATGGCGAACGGCCATCCCGTCGGCGGCGTCGTTGCCAATGCCGATGTGCTGAACGCCTTCCGCAAGGCCTTCCGCTATTTCAATACCTTCGGCGGCAATCCGGTCTCCTGCGCCGCCGCCATGGCGGTGCTCGACGTGATCGAGGACGAGAGGCTGATCGAGAACGCCCGCGATGTCGGCGAATATACCTGCGACGCCTTCAAGCGGCTGGCGCAAAAACATGCGATCATCGGCGACGTGCGCGGCGGCGGCCTTTTCATGGGCATGGAATTCGTGCTGGACCGGGCGACGAAGGAGCCGGCCGTGGCTCTTGCGAGCCGGATCGTCAACGAGATGCGCGAACGCGGCGTGCTGATGGGCAAGATCGGCATCCATCAATCCGCCACCAAGATCCGCCCGCCAATGCCTTTCTCGCGGGAGAATGCCGATCTGATGTTGTCGGTCTTCGACGACGTGCTGTCGGGGCTGTGA